From Cydia strobilella chromosome 7, ilCydStro3.1, whole genome shotgun sequence, one genomic window encodes:
- the LOC134742830 gene encoding uncharacterized protein LOC134742830, whose product MPLMRIRSVEIVFEDEMSACTDTGLLDRSIELIVSDSSDDSTKCVDDLEHLLEREGNDSVTLNAEGDFSEDNSVSLKPVSPDIPKADSPQSNVQDQDTQALSESVTFPTEDVSLCLLVSEMGDSGRFTEDPNSSHYPASQETIPASSCDDALLSQSLDVINVDTSTIPSTLEISDISSIIDDSRGKLFEYIDSSSSSSDSTAVCDGDARLQPLHSAPADDDTTVCDGDARLQPLHSAPADDDTTVCDGDARLQPLHSAPADDDTTVCDGDARLQPLHSAPADDDTTVCDGDARLQPLHSAPADDDTTVCDGDARLQPLHSAPADDDTTACDSSDLQYDSFVDLGKF is encoded by the coding sequence ATGCCCCTAATGAGGATAAGGAGTGTCGAGATCGTCTTCGAAGACGAAATGTCCGCTTGTACAGATACCGGCCTACTGGATAGAAGTATTGAACTGATCGTGTCCGATAGCAGCGACGACTCCACTAAATGCGTCGACGATTTGGAACATTTGCTAGAGAGGGAGGGCAACGACTCCGTCACGCTTAACGCAGAAGGAGACTTCTCTGAAGACAACTCGGTTTCATTGAAACCTGTCAGCCCCGACATTCCCAAAGCTGACAGTCCCCAGTCCAACGTCCAAGATCAGGACACTCAGGCGCTAAGCGAAAGCGTAACGTTCCCCACCGAAGATGTCAGTTTGTGTCTCCTGGTGTCCGAAATGGGCGACTCCGGTCGTTTCACGGAGGACCCCAACTCATCCCACTACCCGGCTTCGCAAGAAACGATCCCGGCGTCCTCGTGCGACGACGCCCTGCTTTCTCAGTCATTAGACGTTATCAACGTAGACACATCCACCATACCGAGTACATTAGAGATATCAGACATTTCGAGTATCATAGACGACTCGCGCGGCAAACTGTTCGAGTACATTGATAGCTCGAGCTCGAGCTCGGACAGCACGGCGGTGTGCGACGGCGACGCGCGCCTGCAGCCGCTGCACTCCGCGCCCGCCGACGACGACACGACGGTGTGCGACGGCGACGCGCGCCTGCAGCCGCTGCACTCCGCGCCCGCCGACGACGACACGACGGTGTGCGACGGCGACGCGCGCCTGCAGCCGCTGCACTCCGCGCCCGCCGACGACGACACGACGGTGTGCGACGGCGACGCGCGCCTGCAGCCGCTGCATTCCGCGCCCGCCGACGACGACACGACGGTGTGCGACGGCGACGCGCGCCTGCAGCCGCTGCATTCCGCGCCCGCCGACGACGACACGACGGTGTGCGACGGCGACGCGCGCCTGCAGCCGTTGCACTCCGCGCCCGCCGACGACGACACGACGGCGTGCGACAGCTCCGACCTGCAGTATGACTCCTTTGTAGATTTGGGCAAGTTCTAA
- the LOC134743146 gene encoding transcription elongation factor 1 homolog, with translation MGRRKSKRKPPAKRKAIEPLDQQFNCPFCNHEKSCEVKMDRARNTARIQCRVCLEDFQTTTNVLSEPIDVYNDWVDACESAN, from the exons ATGGGTCGCCGCAAGTCAAAAAGGAAGCCGCCGGCGAAGAGGAAAGCCATAGAGCCGCTTGATCAACAATTTAACTGCCCATTTTGTAATCACGAAAAATCCTGTGAAGTTAAAAT GGATCGAGCGAGAAATACAGCTCGAATACAATGCCGAGTGTGTTTAGAAGACTTTCAAACCACCACCAATGTACTGTCTGAGCCCATCGATGTTTATAATGACTGGGTAGATGCTTGTGAAAGCGCAAATTAG
- the LOC134743087 gene encoding uncharacterized protein LOC134743087, which translates to MGANVCLKVVIPILIFGVASVCSECTIPIVLRNTWFSFENGKQTITDINASDMTGRGVCVNMKADFHVNYTMVFKYTNCYYCVKLIVRTINVIEKLETPCVDLALDEEPTVERVCRGLRHDQQLTTLFSENYIPVNCRSSLEGVWTFGYQNRFRFTGECSHPDAQIRSCQTAGTQFLITNQKFNITYRKCPGMSGTFDGVVEYSCLGHWFVGKNHFFAVANTKESRKDEKYRCFLKNRDDDLYLGASITPECNALKTVEKSPERYKVTPVKSEVVEPGCRLPQNFSGDWINTANIDADVFINETHIIETYYPDEDRYRRTIYVCREQRDSKVMMARLTVDGCQKDYVCFDFVPQHHNIIRYRKGLAMIQSNFHTVCSWVQFPNKKQWRYDLFLKKDPSPIRCPVAGKFNFTQRGDVRFETRILGGVTLSPRPNLYCKLNISDFSVCDTDQKTVQIKENYCLSVDYLGRPVDIYSDPDYKMKCIGYWKENLKSYLITYDELDPFSKYRCWVYQRADLNRILMSQAIGPFCDLKQDVTSWNYTEGAAVAVEMEEYERERDQCPMHFDDGSDPWTTKENYIKIFKFSYSFWRSNDATFLALSFKTFILAVLIQLL; encoded by the exons atggGTGCAAATGTGTGTCTGAAAGTGGTTATACCAATATTAATATTCGGAG TTGCTTCGGTATGTTCAGAGTGTACGATTCCAATTGTTTTACGAAATACTTGGTTTTCTTTTGAAAATGGAAAGCAAACTATTACCGACATCAACGCAAGCGATATGACTGGAAg ggGAGTCTGCGTAAACATGAAAGCCGATTTTCACGTAAACTACACAATGGTTTTCAAATATACAAATTGTTACTACTGTGTGAAGTTGATTGTGAGGACAATCAATGTTATAGAGAAGTTAGAGACGCCCTGTGTCGATCTGGCGTTAGATGAAGAACCAACGGTTGAAAGAGTTTGCAGGGGTTTGAGACATGACCAGCAACTAACAACACTGTTTTCTGAGAACTATATCCCA GTGAATTGCCGTTCATCATTAGAAGGCGTGTGGACATTTGGATACCAGAACCGGTTCAGGTTCACAGGAGAGTGCAGCCACCCGGATGCGCAGATCAGGTCCTGTCAGACAGCAGGCACACAGTTCTTGATCACAAACCAGAAATTCAACATCACTTACCGAAAATGCCCTGGAATGTCTGGAACGTTTGATGGAGTTGTAGAGTACAGTTGTTTAG GGCATTGGTTTGTTGGTAAAAACCATTTCTTTGCTGTGGCCAACACCAAGGAATCTCGAAAAGACGAAAAATATCGCTGCTTCCTTAAGAACAGAGATGATGACTTGTACCTCGGCGCGTCAATTACTCCCGAATGTAATGCACTTAAGACTGTTGAAAAGTCCCCAGAAAGGTACAAGGTCACCCCTGTTAAG tctGAAGTTGTTGAACCTGGTTGTCGGTTACCTCAAAACTTCTCTGGAGACTGGATCAACACAGCAAACATTGATGCAGATGTGTTTATAAATGAAACGCATATAATAGAGACATACTACCCCGATGAGGACAGATACAGAAGAACTATCTATGTCTGCCG GGAACAACGCGACAGCAAAGTGATGATGGCTCGCCTTACAGTGGATGGCTGTCAAAAAGATTATGTTTGCTTCGATTTTGTACCACAACATCACAATATAATAAG ATACCGCAAAGGTCTTGCTATGATCCAGAGTAATTTCCATACTGTGTGCTCATGGGTGCAGTTCCCTAATAAGAAACAATGGCGCTACGACCTTTTCCTTAAGAAGGATCCGTCGCCCATCCGCTGCCCTGTTGCTGGAAAGTTCAACTTTACTCAAAGAGGCGATGTCAGATTCGAGACTAGAATCCTTGGCGGTGTTACATTGAGCCCTCGTCCAAACTTGTACTGTAAACTGAATATAAGTGACTTCTCTGTCTGTGATACTGACCAAAAGACTGTACAAATCAAAGAAAATTACTGCCTCTCAGTGGACTACCTCGGCCGACCGGTGGATATTTACAGTGATCCTGATTATAAAATGAAGTGCATTGGCTActggaaagaaaatttgaagtCTTATCTTATTACTTATGACGAGTTGGATCCTTTCTCCAAGTACAGATGTTGGGTGTATCAAAGGGCCGATcttaatag aatattGATGTCTCAGGCTATAGGGCCTTTTTGCGATCTCAAGCAGGATGTGACGTCATGGAACTACACAGAGGGCGCCGCAGTCGCCGTCGAGATGGAGGAGTACGAGAGAGAGCGCGACCAGTGCCCGATGCACTTTGACGATGGCAGCGACCCGTGGACCACCAAAGAGaattatatcaaaatatttaaattcagtTACTCGTTTTGGAGGAGTAACGACGCAACATTTCTAGCTTTAAGCTTTAAAACATTTATACTGGCTGTTCTTATTCAGCTGTTATAA
- the LOC134742731 gene encoding protein FAM32A, which yields MGEEDEYACVNKSKLKIKTDSGIKKKKKKKAKKDNDKIIEEEVKEQMKQQANTDKRTKAEIAFQKMQDKMKKQRILQKAEMTHKQRVEKFNQHLDSLTEHFDIPKVSWTK from the exons ATGGGCGAAGAAGACGAGTATGCCTGTGTCAACAAATCTAAACTTAAAATCAAGACTGACTCtggaataaaaaagaaaaaaaagaagaaggCTAAAAAAGATAATGACAAAATCATCGAAGAAGAAGTAAAAGAACAGATGAAGCAGCAGGCAAACACAGACAAACGGACTAAAGCCGAAATCGCCTTCCAGAAGATGCAGGACAAAATG aAAAAGCAGAGAATACTACAGAAGGCAGAGATGACTCACAAGCAAAGAGTAGAAAAGTTCAATCAACATCTGGATAGTCTTACAGAGCACTTTGATATACCTAAAGTATCTTGGacaaagtaa